The following proteins are co-located in the Leptospira weilii genome:
- the lptE gene encoding LPS assembly lipoprotein LptE encodes MFIVRLTVLIVVVLQFYHCTYFMREPGNPPKIDGVPIPDDQRRLYVQNFRNNSYGMGIQTLLTELVRAEIDTRGRFLQTREKSIASYRLYGEVVHYQLVGNLLDQGGQSISREMLVIVRLELQKVGGQKILLEREEIPVRIIFSDQVGFRESETQAQARLLKIMAIRIAEEVERAWYFSIAGKIDP; translated from the coding sequence ATGTTTATTGTCCGACTGACGGTTCTGATTGTAGTCGTATTACAATTTTATCACTGCACTTATTTTATGAGAGAACCCGGAAATCCTCCGAAAATCGACGGAGTTCCGATTCCGGACGATCAGCGAAGACTTTATGTCCAAAATTTTAGAAACAATTCGTATGGAATGGGAATTCAAACTTTACTTACGGAACTTGTTCGAGCCGAGATCGATACGAGAGGAAGATTCCTTCAAACGAGAGAAAAATCGATCGCGAGTTATCGACTTTACGGAGAAGTAGTACACTACCAGCTTGTCGGAAATCTACTCGACCAAGGGGGGCAATCTATTTCTAGAGAAATGCTCGTAATTGTTCGATTGGAACTTCAAAAGGTGGGAGGGCAAAAAATACTATTGGAAAGAGAGGAGATTCCGGTAAGAATCATATTCTCCGATCAAGTTGGGTTTAGAGAGAGCGAAACTCAGGCTCAGGCCAGGCTTTTGAAAATTATGGCGATTCGAATTGCGGAAGAGGTGGAACGAGCTTGGTATTTTTCTATTGCCGGAAAGATCGATCCTTGA
- a CDS encoding M23 family metallopeptidase: MKAEDRSLLFPELQGKLRFPMEIQTPVSGSFAEYRTHHLHMGADFKTFHLNGFPAIAPFDGIVESVSESPTGYGLNLMLRSSSGLRAKFAHLFNLEGVKKELENLRQALHLLNDGIFSVKFPDHQFPIKQGQPIARIGESGTGVPHLHFELHGNGSTFNPLAHLKMNDRDKTPPELLVLYVDSSDGQKFRIPLKKKEDGIYELNEPLKLGGEVRIKLGAFDRMNSHNKNNLYSAKFMFDGKILYERKFEKMSYAEARDHQSIYDSNRSSLNPPVYVYNLFPSLKSSIDLREFSENQEIPLEIIAEDKEENRSFLKFKILNSGFKGHVTKATPTEYSSQDNRFLLKTPKGNTFGKGNILFEKVGTPRENLLPEGLILKSELVEIESTGVSWSGDAKFLWKGKKLGRGENLYLLEEGTKRWIILKTTSESGGTSAVLNKIGIIAVLEDRSKPKIDHPFLISRHRFTPEVLPSSVIERMYSVSDIGSGYAGGAEIFLDGQIFPYEFEPDRKVILVRIPSSFGKFKRRLLLQARIKDRAGNLSDWLTDLIDLEKIPENDQG, from the coding sequence TTGAAAGCGGAAGACCGATCCCTTCTTTTTCCCGAATTACAAGGAAAACTTCGATTTCCAATGGAAATTCAAACTCCGGTCTCCGGTTCTTTTGCAGAATATAGAACACATCATCTCCACATGGGAGCCGATTTTAAAACCTTTCATCTCAATGGTTTTCCGGCAATCGCTCCTTTTGACGGGATTGTGGAATCCGTCTCCGAATCTCCGACAGGGTACGGACTCAACTTAATGCTTCGTTCTTCTTCCGGATTACGGGCTAAATTTGCGCACCTGTTCAATTTAGAAGGCGTTAAGAAAGAACTGGAAAATTTAAGACAGGCACTTCATCTTTTAAACGATGGAATTTTTTCCGTAAAATTTCCAGATCATCAATTCCCCATAAAACAAGGACAGCCGATTGCAAGAATCGGAGAATCAGGAACGGGAGTTCCCCATTTACACTTCGAACTTCACGGAAACGGAAGCACATTTAACCCGCTTGCGCATCTTAAGATGAACGATCGAGACAAAACTCCGCCCGAATTACTGGTTTTATACGTCGATTCCTCAGACGGCCAAAAATTTAGAATTCCTCTTAAAAAAAAAGAAGATGGAATTTATGAATTGAATGAACCTTTGAAACTCGGCGGGGAAGTGAGAATCAAACTCGGTGCGTTTGATAGAATGAACTCTCACAACAAGAACAACCTTTATTCCGCAAAATTCATGTTTGATGGAAAAATTCTCTATGAAAGAAAGTTTGAAAAGATGAGTTATGCAGAAGCAAGAGACCATCAGTCAATCTATGATTCCAACCGTTCATCCCTCAATCCCCCTGTTTATGTTTATAATCTTTTTCCCTCTTTAAAATCCAGCATCGATCTGAGAGAATTTTCAGAAAACCAAGAAATCCCTTTGGAAATCATAGCCGAAGACAAAGAAGAAAACCGTTCTTTCTTGAAGTTCAAAATTTTAAATTCCGGTTTCAAAGGACACGTAACGAAAGCAACTCCAACGGAATATTCCTCTCAAGACAACAGATTCCTACTCAAGACTCCGAAAGGAAATACATTCGGAAAAGGGAATATTCTCTTTGAAAAGGTCGGAACTCCCCGCGAAAACCTGTTACCCGAGGGTTTGATTTTAAAAAGCGAACTCGTTGAAATCGAATCGACCGGAGTTAGTTGGTCGGGAGATGCGAAATTTTTATGGAAAGGAAAAAAACTTGGTAGAGGAGAAAACCTCTATTTACTCGAAGAAGGTACCAAACGCTGGATCATTTTAAAAACGACTTCCGAAAGCGGAGGAACAAGCGCGGTTTTGAATAAGATCGGGATCATTGCCGTTCTAGAAGATCGTTCCAAACCAAAAATCGATCATCCATTTTTAATCTCCCGCCATCGATTTACACCAGAAGTCCTACCATCTTCAGTGATAGAAAGAATGTATTCCGTATCCGACATCGGTTCAGGTTACGCGGGCGGAGCCGAGATCTTTTTAGACGGACAAATTTTTCCGTACGAATTCGAACCCGATCGTAAAGTGATCCTTGTCAGAATTCCGAGCTCTTTTGGAAAATTCAAAAGAAGACTTTTACTTCAAGCAAGAATTAAAGACAGAGCCGGTAATCTTTCCGACTGGTTAACCGACCTTATCGATTTGGAAAAAATACCGGAGAATGATCAAGGATAA